From one Caldithrix abyssi DSM 13497 genomic stretch:
- a CDS encoding ExbD/TolR family protein, protein MILGKRRKDKEVEIPSASLADIVFLLLIFFLVTTSIDTEKGLDLVLPPPGTTEIKIPKKNLANMLVNAQGQVLLDGKEINIRDIARIIKERIAENDKLVISLKTDEETDYQTYVKVLDQLKKAGAKKISLAEPEK, encoded by the coding sequence ATGATATTGGGTAAAAGACGGAAAGATAAAGAAGTTGAGATACCCTCTGCCTCTTTAGCGGATATTGTATTTCTGTTATTAATTTTCTTCCTGGTAACCACGTCCATTGATACAGAAAAGGGGCTGGACCTGGTGCTACCGCCTCCGGGTACTACGGAGATTAAGATTCCGAAAAAGAATCTGGCCAATATGCTGGTAAACGCCCAGGGACAGGTGCTGTTGGACGGCAAGGAAATTAATATACGCGATATTGCCAGAATTATTAAAGAACGTATTGCTGAGAACGATAAACTGGTTATCTCATTAAAAACCGATGAAGAGACCGATTATCAGACATACGTAAAGGTTCTGGATCAGTTAAAGAAGGCAGGGGCAAAAAAAATCTCACTGGCCGAGCCAGAGAAATAA
- the speB gene encoding agmatinase, translating to MKFLQGEAPEISYQKARTAILPVPYERTTSFEGGTARGPQAAIAVSPYLETYDEELDVEIWKAGIFTLPALNFGEDVQKDFDLITRSVLKLIEDQKFVVAIGGEHSISYPLFRAFHQKFPDISVLQLDAHADLRESYQGTPFSHASVMKRIFDLNQNLVQLGIRALSIEEREFIKQKNIKTVFAHQMYENWPDDILTHLSETVYLTIDVDFFDPALMPGTGTPEPGGFFWPETLKFLKTLFKTKNVVGMDVVELRPLAETRHSEYTVARLIYKLIGYKFFLNR from the coding sequence ATGAAGTTTTTGCAAGGCGAAGCGCCTGAGATCAGCTACCAGAAAGCGCGAACGGCCATCCTGCCCGTGCCTTACGAGCGCACAACCAGTTTTGAAGGGGGCACGGCGCGCGGACCGCAGGCGGCCATTGCTGTTTCGCCTTACCTGGAAACTTACGACGAAGAGCTGGACGTGGAAATCTGGAAGGCCGGCATTTTTACGCTGCCCGCTTTGAACTTTGGCGAAGATGTTCAAAAGGATTTTGATTTAATTACACGTTCTGTTTTAAAATTAATAGAAGATCAAAAATTTGTGGTGGCCATTGGCGGCGAACATTCCATTAGCTACCCCCTTTTCCGGGCTTTTCATCAGAAGTTCCCGGATATTTCGGTGCTGCAGCTGGATGCCCATGCCGATCTGCGCGAAAGCTATCAGGGAACGCCTTTTTCGCATGCCAGCGTGATGAAACGCATTTTCGATTTGAATCAAAACCTGGTGCAGCTGGGCATTCGGGCTCTTTCGATCGAAGAGCGCGAATTTATCAAACAGAAAAACATAAAAACGGTTTTTGCGCATCAGATGTATGAGAATTGGCCGGACGATATTTTAACACACCTGAGCGAAACCGTCTATTTAACCATTGACGTGGATTTTTTTGATCCGGCTTTAATGCCGGGCACCGGCACACCGGAACCGGGGGGCTTTTTTTGGCCGGAAACATTAAAATTTCTTAAAACATTATTTAAAACGAAAAATGTGGTGGGCATGGATGTGGTGGAGCTAAGACCCCTTGCCGAAACCAGACATTCGGAATATACTGTAGCACGGCTGATCTACAAGTTGATTGGCTATAAATTTTTTCTGAACCGTTAA
- a CDS encoding energy transducer TonB: MKAMKKLPEADLKLKYYKVLEASMAIALLLMIGIFYSFKTFESKVELPERPNIVIETIEIPQTQQIQKPPPPAKPSIPVEAEDDELLDDVTIEDTEVTLEPTDNLPPPPPPEDEEIYEFFAVSEKPEIIHKEKPVYPELARKAGIEGIVVVTVTIGKDGKVEDAKIFKSIPMLDEAALAAARKCIFKPAKQRDKFVRVKMNIPFHFKLK; this comes from the coding sequence ATGAAAGCGATGAAAAAACTACCTGAAGCGGATCTGAAACTAAAATATTACAAAGTATTAGAGGCCTCGATGGCCATTGCACTTTTGCTGATGATCGGGATTTTTTATTCCTTTAAAACGTTTGAAAGCAAGGTGGAATTGCCAGAACGGCCCAATATTGTAATCGAAACCATCGAAATTCCGCAAACGCAACAGATTCAGAAACCACCACCCCCGGCAAAACCGTCTATCCCGGTTGAAGCCGAAGATGATGAATTGCTGGATGATGTAACCATTGAGGATACGGAAGTTACCCTTGAACCTACCGATAATTTACCTCCTCCTCCGCCACCGGAAGATGAGGAAATTTACGAGTTCTTTGCCGTTTCTGAAAAACCGGAAATTATTCATAAAGAAAAACCGGTTTATCCTGAACTGGCGCGCAAAGCAGGCATTGAGGGTATTGTGGTTGTTACGGTTACCATTGGAAAAGATGGAAAGGTTGAAGACGCCAAAATCTTCAAATCTATTCCCATGTTGGATGAAGCAGCCCTGGCTGCGGCTCGTAAGTGTATTTTTAAACCAGCCAAACAGCGCGATAAATTTGTACGCGTTAAAATGAATATTCCTTTCCATTTTAAACTGAAATAG
- a CDS encoding pyruvoyl-dependent arginine decarboxylase translates to MYVPKKIFLTKGIGVSKEQLTSFEMALRNAGVGPYNLVSVSSIYPPGCKLISREAGLKELEPGQIVHAVMSRNATNEPGRMITASVGLAIPKDKSAYGYLSEHHGYGQTEEEAGEYAEDLAAEMLATILGVEFDTDLSWDEKRNLWHISGKIVHSQNITQYATGDARGLWTTVFAAAILLP, encoded by the coding sequence TTGTACGTACCTAAAAAAATATTTTTAACTAAAGGAATAGGTGTTAGTAAAGAACAATTAACCAGCTTTGAGATGGCTCTGCGAAATGCAGGCGTGGGGCCTTACAATCTGGTCTCGGTTTCCAGTATTTATCCTCCGGGCTGTAAGCTCATAAGCAGAGAAGCCGGATTAAAAGAATTGGAACCGGGGCAAATTGTCCATGCCGTAATGAGCCGAAACGCCACCAATGAGCCGGGGCGTATGATTACCGCCTCTGTTGGGCTGGCCATTCCAAAAGATAAAAGCGCGTATGGGTACCTTTCTGAACATCATGGATACGGCCAAACCGAAGAAGAAGCCGGAGAGTATGCCGAAGATCTGGCCGCCGAAATGTTGGCCACCATTCTGGGCGTGGAGTTTGATACGGATTTAAGCTGGGACGAGAAAAGAAATCTGTGGCACATTTCGGGAAAGATCGTTCATTCGCAAAATATTACGCAATACGCCACGGGCGATGCGCGCGGTTTGTGGACCACGGTTTTTGCCGCTGCCATTTTGTTACCATAA
- a CDS encoding alpha-amylase/4-alpha-glucanotransferase domain-containing protein codes for MKKIKFAFGIHNHQPIGNFDFVFEEAYQKSYLPFLQILKKHPSIKISIHFTGILIDWLEEHHPELLSMVKEMVERGQLEVMSGAYYEPIISVIPESDRTGQIRKLSARVEELFGYRPAGMWLAERVWEPNLPTSLSAAGMKYTILDDTHFKYAGLEDRDLEGYFLTEDLGNTVALFPINKHLRYTIPFQDPQETIEVLKSAANEQGSSLLVFADDGEKFGVWPNTYRHVYEEGWLENFFKALEENSDWIEMVHFSEALEILPPQGKIYLPTASYAEMMHWALFPPTFRKYEDFEHILADKNLLEPYGIFVRGGFWRNFMSKYPEVNVMHKKMLRISQMVHQQNFESADKEKNRALDHLWAAQCNCPYWHGVFGGLYLSHLRFAIFNNLIEAEKILDRRRDLPLIEHVDFDADGHEEILVETAVHDAYFKPDQGAMLFEYDFKPAGKNLLDTMTRRVEGYHNKLKEAVYVEDFENDGSQTASIHDLVLSKERDLYKKLKYDVYERRSLIDHILPADCTLEQFENGEYRETGDFYNQPYRLINQTRQKDRIELQFKRDGLVQGKPVSLLKMVSIDTQTAELEITYRLANNSTEPLSFLFAVEFNYGLQAGQADDRYYYNEQGKLEHFYLNSSGVLSGARMIGLKDEYLRIDIRLTSEQAQEIWRTPVETISLSEGGFERVYQSSAVLMVYKVDLQKQFECVIRQKVEWME; via the coding sequence ATGAAGAAAATAAAATTTGCCTTTGGAATTCACAATCACCAGCCTATCGGGAATTTTGACTTTGTGTTCGAAGAAGCTTACCAGAAAAGTTATCTGCCGTTTTTGCAAATCTTAAAAAAACACCCGTCCATTAAAATCTCCATTCATTTCACGGGTATTTTAATCGACTGGCTCGAAGAACACCATCCGGAACTGCTGAGCATGGTTAAAGAGATGGTGGAGCGCGGACAGTTAGAGGTAATGAGCGGCGCTTACTACGAACCGATCATTTCGGTCATTCCCGAATCAGACCGCACGGGGCAAATCCGTAAACTGAGCGCGCGGGTGGAAGAGCTTTTTGGTTATCGGCCCGCCGGCATGTGGCTGGCAGAACGCGTGTGGGAGCCCAACCTGCCCACCTCGTTGTCCGCCGCCGGCATGAAGTACACCATCCTCGACGATACGCACTTTAAATACGCCGGCCTGGAAGATCGTGACCTGGAGGGCTATTTTTTAACCGAAGACCTGGGTAATACGGTTGCTTTGTTTCCGATTAATAAACACCTGCGCTATACCATTCCCTTCCAGGACCCGCAAGAGACCATCGAAGTATTGAAAAGCGCCGCCAATGAACAGGGCTCCAGCTTGCTGGTTTTTGCGGATGACGGCGAAAAGTTCGGCGTGTGGCCCAACACCTATCGCCATGTTTACGAAGAAGGCTGGCTGGAAAATTTCTTTAAAGCGCTGGAAGAAAACAGCGATTGGATCGAAATGGTCCACTTTTCCGAAGCCCTGGAAATATTGCCCCCGCAGGGAAAAATTTATTTGCCCACCGCTTCTTACGCGGAGATGATGCACTGGGCTTTGTTTCCGCCCACATTCCGCAAGTACGAAGATTTTGAGCACATTCTGGCGGATAAAAACTTACTGGAACCGTACGGCATTTTTGTGCGCGGCGGCTTCTGGCGTAATTTTATGAGTAAATATCCGGAAGTAAACGTGATGCACAAAAAGATGTTGCGCATCAGTCAAATGGTGCATCAACAAAATTTTGAAAGCGCAGACAAAGAAAAGAACAGGGCGCTCGATCATTTGTGGGCCGCGCAGTGTAACTGCCCGTACTGGCACGGCGTGTTCGGCGGATTGTATTTAAGCCATTTGCGCTTTGCCATTTTTAACAATTTAATTGAGGCCGAAAAAATCCTCGATCGTCGCCGTGATCTACCTTTAATCGAACATGTCGATTTTGACGCCGACGGGCACGAGGAAATATTGGTCGAAACGGCTGTGCATGACGCCTATTTTAAACCGGACCAGGGCGCCATGCTCTTTGAGTACGATTTTAAACCCGCCGGTAAAAATTTGTTAGACACCATGACGCGAAGAGTGGAAGGCTACCACAATAAACTTAAAGAAGCCGTTTATGTCGAAGACTTTGAGAACGACGGATCGCAGACGGCAAGCATTCACGATCTGGTCCTTTCCAAAGAGCGAGATTTGTATAAAAAGCTAAAATACGATGTTTACGAGCGCCGTTCGTTAATCGATCATATTTTACCGGCCGATTGTACGCTGGAACAATTTGAAAATGGGGAATACCGGGAAACGGGCGATTTTTACAATCAACCTTACCGCTTGATTAATCAAACACGGCAAAAAGATCGTATTGAGCTGCAATTTAAAAGGGACGGTTTGGTGCAAGGCAAGCCGGTTTCGTTGTTAAAAATGGTGTCGATTGACACGCAGACCGCAGAACTGGAAATTACTTACAGGCTCGCCAATAACTCTACCGAGCCCCTGTCATTTTTGTTTGCCGTGGAATTTAACTATGGTTTGCAGGCCGGTCAGGCCGACGACCGCTATTACTACAACGAACAGGGAAAGCTGGAACATTTTTACCTGAACTCTTCCGGCGTTTTGTCCGGCGCCAGAATGATCGGACTGAAAGACGAGTATTTAAGAATAGATATTCGCCTGACCAGCGAACAGGCGCAGGAAATCTGGCGTACGCCGGTGGAAACCATTTCCCTGTCGGAAGGCGGCTTTGAACGGGTGTACCAGAGTTCGGCGGTTTTGATGGTTTACAAAGTGGATTTACAAAAACAGTTCGAATGCGTCATCCGTCAAAAAGTGGAATGGATGGAGTAA
- a CDS encoding roadblock/LC7 domain-containing protein gives MVQVRKLKDGSRQVILNSKQYEAITKVLSELAAKTKASAILFADMSGQLISQRGNTDDMNTTVLSALAASDFAATSEMAKLVGEEAKFKLLFHEGEKRNVYLSNVGNDFFLVVVFDVSVTLGLIRIYTKKAIEDLLAALKEGEDRKDDQEKMIDSDFSSLLGDALDDAFK, from the coding sequence TACGTAAATTAAAAGACGGTAGCCGTCAGGTTATTTTGAATAGCAAGCAATACGAAGCCATTACCAAAGTGCTGTCGGAGCTTGCCGCAAAGACCAAAGCCTCTGCAATTCTGTTCGCCGATATGAGCGGGCAGCTTATCAGCCAGAGGGGGAATACCGACGATATGAACACAACCGTTCTTTCTGCTCTGGCTGCCAGCGATTTTGCCGCCACATCCGAAATGGCCAAACTGGTTGGCGAAGAGGCAAAATTTAAACTGCTGTTCCACGAAGGCGAAAAACGGAATGTCTATCTTTCGAATGTGGGAAACGATTTCTTTCTGGTGGTGGTTTTTGATGTGAGCGTTACGCTGGGCCTGATCCGCATTTACACCAAAAAAGCCATTGAAGACCTGCTGGCGGCGCTTAAAGAAGGCGAAGACAGAAAGGACGATCAGGAAAAAATGATCGATTCGGATTTCAGCTCTTTGTTGGGCGATGCTCTGGACGATGCGTTTAAATAA
- a CDS encoding S41 family peptidase, which produces MPKRTRFLFFVLIVVLLVVIHNNYKYVLYNYLSPAEQSAYKLERTFKVIDRYYVDSVDWQAATGKAISGALRTLDPHSIYLSPEQVKRALEDFEGHYYGIGIQFDIINDYPTVVSVFPGSPSARAGLQAGDQFIEIEGQSAYKISMDEVPKKLKGPKGTRVKVKIRRPFMDEPFEVTLTRDEIPITTVNTYFKVDSITGYVWINRFAFTTSEELEAALLELEEAGIKQLILDLRDNGGGLLRQAVSVVGKFIEGNKLVVYTKGRLKSFNEKYYTEDYRDGKVRDYPLIVLINHNTASASEIVAGALQDYDRALIVGTRSFGKGLVQNEFELPDQSRIRLTIAKYYTPSGRLIQRPYKNKSAREYFSEVWEDSLEQKLTDSLQNTHVYYTSKGRKVFGGGGIHPDVEIVFTDSLHAKWMMQLLEKRVFFKTILQWTGKLKRWSADFKRFEKNFEVSDKMLATLKQIAQDENIKLTPLEIKREKNYLKQRLKAEAARYFWGMSAFYRMLLKTDRQFKETMRYFEQAKALLKDGN; this is translated from the coding sequence ATGCCAAAACGTACGCGTTTTTTGTTTTTTGTATTGATCGTCGTTTTGCTGGTTGTAATCCATAACAATTACAAATATGTGCTTTACAACTATCTTTCGCCGGCCGAGCAAAGCGCTTATAAACTGGAAAGAACATTTAAAGTCATCGATCGTTATTATGTGGATTCGGTGGACTGGCAGGCCGCGACCGGTAAAGCCATTTCCGGGGCGCTTCGTACGCTCGATCCGCATTCCATTTATTTGAGCCCTGAGCAGGTTAAGCGTGCGCTGGAAGATTTTGAAGGGCACTATTACGGCATTGGAATTCAATTCGACATCATAAATGATTATCCCACGGTTGTTTCTGTCTTTCCCGGGTCGCCGTCGGCCAGAGCGGGCTTGCAGGCTGGCGACCAATTCATCGAAATCGAAGGCCAGTCGGCTTATAAGATAAGCATGGACGAAGTGCCCAAGAAATTAAAAGGACCAAAGGGAACCAGAGTAAAGGTGAAAATTCGTCGGCCTTTTATGGATGAACCATTTGAGGTTACGCTCACCAGAGACGAAATACCCATTACCACGGTTAATACCTATTTTAAAGTGGACTCCATTACCGGTTATGTGTGGATCAATCGTTTTGCTTTTACCACGTCGGAAGAGCTGGAAGCCGCCTTGCTGGAGCTGGAAGAGGCGGGCATTAAACAATTGATCCTGGATCTGCGCGACAACGGCGGGGGATTGCTGCGCCAGGCGGTTTCTGTGGTAGGAAAGTTTATCGAGGGAAACAAACTGGTTGTTTACACCAAAGGGCGCTTAAAATCGTTTAATGAAAAGTACTACACCGAAGACTATCGCGACGGGAAAGTGCGCGATTATCCGTTGATTGTATTGATCAATCACAATACGGCCAGCGCCTCGGAAATCGTTGCCGGCGCATTGCAGGATTATGATCGCGCGCTTATTGTGGGCACACGCAGTTTTGGTAAGGGATTAGTGCAAAACGAATTCGAACTTCCGGATCAATCCAGAATACGCTTAACCATTGCCAAGTATTACACGCCCAGCGGCAGGTTAATCCAGCGTCCTTACAAAAACAAATCGGCCAGAGAATATTTTAGCGAGGTATGGGAAGATTCGCTTGAACAAAAGCTGACCGATAGTTTGCAGAATACCCATGTTTATTACACCAGCAAAGGGCGCAAGGTTTTTGGCGGCGGGGGTATTCATCCGGATGTGGAAATCGTTTTTACGGATAGTCTTCATGCCAAATGGATGATGCAATTGTTAGAAAAGCGCGTCTTTTTTAAGACCATTTTGCAATGGACCGGAAAGCTGAAGCGCTGGAGCGCAGACTTTAAAAGATTTGAGAAAAATTTTGAAGTAAGCGATAAAATGCTGGCTACCCTAAAGCAAATTGCACAGGACGAAAACATTAAGCTAACGCCATTAGAAATAAAAAGGGAGAAAAATTATCTTAAACAACGTTTAAAAGCAGAAGCGGCCAGATATTTCTGGGGGATGTCCGCTTTTTACCGGATGTTGTTAAAAACGGATCGTCAATTTAAAGAGACGATGCGTTATTTTGAACAGGCAAAAGCGCTTTTAAAAGATGGAAACTAA
- a CDS encoding GTP-binding protein — protein MFINWALQEINLKIVYYGPGMSGKTTNLEYIHSKLDPSLKGELVSLKTKEDRTIFFDFMQIEVGRIKGKKPKFNLYTVPGQVYYASSRKVILNGVDGIVFVADSQPHRMEANIETLLDLEENLKQEGHTLENFPWVIQYNKRDLPGVESVEVLQRRLNFFNVPYFEAVAVRGDGVFDTLKAVINLVVRNVQDQL, from the coding sequence ATGTTTATTAACTGGGCATTACAAGAGATTAATCTAAAGATTGTTTACTACGGTCCAGGGATGAGTGGCAAAACAACCAATCTGGAATACATCCACTCTAAATTGGATCCCTCTTTAAAAGGTGAATTGGTTTCATTAAAGACCAAAGAAGATCGAACCATCTTTTTCGATTTCATGCAAATAGAAGTGGGGCGCATTAAAGGAAAGAAACCAAAATTTAATTTGTACACCGTTCCCGGTCAGGTCTATTATGCCTCCAGCCGCAAGGTCATTTTAAATGGCGTGGACGGCATCGTATTTGTGGCCGATTCTCAGCCGCACCGCATGGAAGCCAATATCGAAACCCTGTTAGACCTGGAAGAGAACTTAAAACAAGAAGGGCACACCCTGGAAAATTTCCCCTGGGTCATTCAGTACAACAAGCGCGATCTGCCTGGCGTCGAATCGGTTGAAGTTTTGCAGCGCCGCCTTAATTTTTTTAACGTGCCGTATTTCGAAGCGGTGGCCGTGCGCGGCGACGGCGTATTCGACACCTTAAAGGCGGTCATTAATCTGGTCGTGCGCAATGTACAGGATCAGTTATAA
- a CDS encoding MFS transporter: MEKSGDLIIERPVTITVEKRRLRKEIFAWTLYDFANTSYSVIVVTVVYAIYFKEYIVGDLTISLGGWVRNPGDFLWGLGGSISMAIVALSSPIMGAIADYSNRKKRFLFVYTMACVSVMALLYFLEPGMIVAGLLLFIIGNIGFEGALVFYNGFLPQISTPQNIGKISGYGFAVGYVGSLISLLIALPYATRAFAANDLSIMRPTFVLAAAFFFVFSLPFFVLVKERIVNAPAVSGNYIKAGYRRTLQTIKRMREFPEILKFLLAYFIYIDGVNTVIYFSGIFASTTLGFSMREVIQFFAIVQSSAISGAYVFGYLTDKFGPKKTIMITLLLWIVVTIGAYFTHSASMFYVVGLIAGVAMGSSQSASRALMGKLIPRGMEAEFYGFYALMGKFSSILGPFTFGLVSILTGSQRYAIISLLFFFVTGLILINRVNEKVTYKRFVL; the protein is encoded by the coding sequence TTGGAAAAGAGCGGAGATTTAATCATCGAACGACCAGTTACAATAACCGTTGAAAAAAGACGATTACGTAAAGAAATTTTTGCCTGGACGCTCTACGATTTTGCCAACACCTCCTACAGCGTCATTGTGGTCACGGTGGTTTACGCCATCTATTTTAAAGAATACATCGTCGGAGACCTTACCATTTCGCTTGGCGGCTGGGTGCGCAATCCCGGCGATTTTTTGTGGGGGCTGGGCGGTTCGATTTCCATGGCCATTGTGGCTTTAAGTTCGCCCATCATGGGCGCCATTGCCGATTACAGCAATCGGAAAAAAAGATTTTTGTTCGTTTACACCATGGCCTGCGTAAGCGTAATGGCCCTTTTGTATTTTTTAGAACCGGGCATGATTGTGGCCGGCCTGTTGTTGTTTATTATCGGGAATATCGGATTTGAAGGGGCGCTTGTTTTTTACAACGGCTTTTTACCGCAAATTTCAACGCCGCAAAATATTGGTAAAATTTCCGGATACGGCTTTGCGGTGGGCTATGTGGGCTCGTTGATTAGTTTATTAATCGCCCTGCCGTATGCCACCAGAGCTTTTGCCGCCAATGATCTGTCTATCATGCGGCCCACCTTTGTGCTGGCGGCGGCATTCTTTTTCGTGTTTTCCCTGCCGTTTTTTGTGCTGGTAAAGGAGCGCATCGTGAATGCGCCCGCGGTTTCGGGTAATTACATTAAGGCGGGTTATCGGCGAACCCTGCAAACCATCAAACGGATGCGTGAATTCCCTGAAATACTCAAGTTTTTACTGGCTTATTTTATTTACATAGACGGCGTAAACACGGTGATCTATTTTAGCGGAATATTTGCCAGTACCACGCTGGGTTTTTCCATGCGCGAAGTCATCCAGTTTTTTGCCATTGTTCAGTCTTCCGCTATTTCCGGCGCCTATGTTTTCGGCTATTTAACCGACAAGTTCGGCCCGAAAAAAACGATTATGATTACGCTTCTTTTATGGATTGTTGTTACCATTGGCGCTTATTTTACGCACAGTGCTTCGATGTTTTATGTGGTGGGCTTGATTGCCGGCGTGGCCATGGGCTCGTCGCAGTCGGCCAGCCGCGCTTTAATGGGCAAGCTGATCCCGCGGGGCATGGAGGCGGAATTTTATGGATTTTATGCTTTGATGGGCAAATTTTCATCCATCCTGGGGCCCTTTACGTTCGGCCTTGTTTCTATTTTAACCGGCAGTCAACGCTATGCCATCATTTCATTATTATTCTTTTTTGTTACGGGATTAATATTGATCAATCGCGTAAACGAAAAAGTAACCTACAAAAGATTCGTACTGTAA
- a CDS encoding peptidase MA family metallohydrolase, which produces MAKSLEKQQYGRLVFYYEPGDRLLTERLIKNIDEPLKKIEQLFQESVQTQVSVLITKSDAQFMEYLKGRVPEWSQAVALPEQRMIVLKLADAEQIKKSPTILLHELMHVLIYDHLKGRYIPTWLNEGMADYFSENGLSFEKKIVLAQAIVNKKIIDLAAIDTMFRWNAPKARLAYIEAQSAVEFIVSTYGVERLVELLNNVRQQRSFPEAFVKTFGFDLLDFEIRWNEYIKNKYRWLVLLKIEEWIFALSGVLFLIAVIVVYLRNRKKLKELTIEDFNHLDDGGP; this is translated from the coding sequence TTGGCCAAGTCTTTGGAAAAACAGCAGTACGGCCGGTTGGTTTTTTACTATGAGCCGGGCGATAGGCTGTTAACGGAACGGTTGATTAAAAACATTGATGAACCGCTGAAAAAAATCGAACAACTTTTTCAGGAATCGGTGCAAACGCAGGTAAGCGTTTTGATTACCAAATCCGATGCGCAGTTCATGGAATATTTAAAGGGCCGCGTGCCAGAATGGAGCCAGGCGGTCGCTCTGCCCGAACAGCGAATGATCGTGCTCAAATTAGCAGACGCCGAGCAGATTAAAAAAAGCCCGACCATTCTGTTGCATGAGTTAATGCATGTGTTGATCTATGACCACCTGAAAGGACGCTATATTCCGACCTGGTTAAATGAAGGGATGGCCGATTATTTTAGCGAAAACGGTTTAAGTTTCGAGAAAAAAATCGTGCTCGCCCAGGCGATTGTCAATAAAAAAATTATTGATCTGGCAGCCATCGACACCATGTTTAGATGGAATGCGCCCAAAGCCAGACTCGCCTACATCGAAGCCCAGAGCGCCGTAGAGTTTATCGTCAGTACCTATGGCGTTGAACGACTGGTGGAATTATTGAATAACGTGCGCCAGCAGCGAAGTTTTCCGGAAGCGTTTGTTAAAACGTTTGGCTTCGACTTGCTGGATTTTGAGATTCGATGGAATGAATATATTAAAAACAAGTATCGATGGCTGGTGTTGCTAAAAATTGAAGAATGGATTTTTGCCTTAAGCGGCGTACTGTTCTTAATTGCCGTGATTGTGGTCTATTTAAGGAACAGAAAAAAGTTAAAGGAACTAACGATAGAAGATTTTAATCATTTGGATGATGGAGGACCATAA
- a CDS encoding MotA/TolQ/ExbB proton channel family protein, with protein MVELFLAGGPFMWPILGLLVIGLGFSLERFWTLTRASVNTRKFLARLHNALQEGGIEAAAAECEKTPGPVASILHAGLSRANKGLEHVEKAITNAGSIEMAFLERGMIVLATVIVLAPMMGFTGTVSGMVGAFDSIKKANDISPAIVAGGISEALLTTLFGLVVAMIIQIFYNYFTSRIDKLIIDMEESSIELMDALVEMEEKKNQ; from the coding sequence ATGGTCGAACTATTTTTAGCCGGTGGCCCATTTATGTGGCCTATTCTTGGTCTTCTTGTTATTGGTCTTGGTTTTTCATTAGAAAGGTTCTGGACCTTAACACGTGCTTCTGTAAATACACGTAAATTTTTGGCGCGTTTACATAATGCATTGCAAGAAGGTGGAATTGAAGCCGCTGCGGCCGAATGTGAAAAGACGCCTGGTCCGGTTGCTTCCATTTTGCATGCCGGTCTGTCCCGGGCTAATAAAGGGTTGGAACACGTAGAAAAAGCGATCACCAATGCCGGTTCCATCGAAATGGCCTTTCTGGAAAGAGGAATGATCGTATTAGCCACTGTAATCGTTCTGGCACCGATGATGGGTTTTACCGGAACCGTTTCCGGTATGGTTGGCGCGTTTGATTCTATTAAAAAGGCCAACGATATCTCTCCGGCCATCGTTGCCGGCGGTATCTCCGAAGCATTGTTAACCACTTTGTTCGGTCTGGTTGTCGCCATGATTATTCAGATTTTCTACAACTACTTTACTTCTCGTATTGATAAACTGATTATTGATATGGAAGAAAGTTCTATTGAATTGATGGATGCCCTGGTAGAGATGGAAGAAAAAAAGAACCAATAA
- a CDS encoding ExbD/TolR family protein: MKFAKKSKIKTAIPTASMPDIIFMLLIFFMVATVIRQYSGLKVQLPEATKIQKVPGSKRHIVTIWADRSHQVVVDDINIKKLTNLRSVMYQKLVNDPQLQVALKIDRKNKMGFVNKIHQELRKASTLKVHYFAVPGGEF, from the coding sequence ATGAAATTTGCCAAAAAATCAAAAATCAAAACAGCGATTCCAACGGCCTCAATGCCCGACATTATTTTTATGTTGCTCATCTTTTTTATGGTGGCTACGGTGATTCGTCAATATTCGGGGCTTAAAGTGCAACTCCCCGAAGCTACAAAAATTCAGAAGGTGCCCGGTTCCAAACGGCACATTGTAACCATCTGGGCTGATCGTAGTCATCAGGTGGTGGTTGACGATATCAACATCAAAAAGTTGACCAATTTGCGAAGCGTGATGTATCAAAAATTGGTTAACGATCCACAGCTACAGGTCGCCTTAAAGATCGACAGGAAGAACAAGATGGGCTTTGTGAATAAAATTCATCAGGAGCTGCGAAAAGCCAGTACGCTAAAAGTGCATTACTTTGCGGTTCCGGGAGGTGAGTTCTGA